In Lolium rigidum isolate FL_2022 chromosome 7, APGP_CSIRO_Lrig_0.1, whole genome shotgun sequence, the DNA window CTTCAGAGAATCCGTCGGCAAGTTGTCGCGGGTGACTCAGAGCGGGTCGTCCACCCCGGAGTATTCGCAGATCAGCCGCTTGTTGTATTTGAGCGGCCGGATCCGGCGAGAGAACGAGCTAAGCGTAAGATCTGTTCCGGTTAGCCCGTCGTGgactaaccaggaaatcctcccCGCTGCTTTTTCCAGAATCGGAAACTGAGCGAGGgaggggacgaagctccagctggcTAACTCCTCTGGGGGCTTGTTGATGAACTTGGGAAGCCTTTCGTGGACGTCCGGAACCTCGATGTTCTTGGCATAAAACCATCCGGCATTCCAGTACCGAACGGACTCGTCAGATGAATGCGGAGGATACATTCTTCTagggcggagcatgaaggtcatgcttccgcagtttaccatcgccttgtccttcgtctcttgacgcggaaaaagaactgccacagACGGATGATTGGGCGGATTTCGAGATGCCCCTCACATAGTGTCACAAAGTTAGAGAGgaggaggtaggagttggggcataTATTGTGTGGCTGGAGGCCGTATGTGGTGAGGACGGAAAGGAAGAATTCAGAACATGGGAGCGACAGAccgcgctccacccaagctttTGTAACGACGCGTTCGTCCGAATCTTGCTTGGGGGTGACGGAGTCCTTCATGAAGCTCCAGTCCGGAGCAATCATGCCCTCAGTCTGGAAGTCCCAGAGCTCCGTGTCCTTCACTTCACATGGCCACCACTGGCCTTTTTCTCCTTCGCGGTTCCGGACCTTCGAAGCTTTCTTTTGCTCTGTCTCCTGCACTTTAGCGGCCATTCTAGCTTGTCCTTCGATTTCTTCCTGGAGCTCAGCTAGAGTTGGGATCCGGTTGAGGTAGTTGTTGGAAGAggcggaaaatggttgagctaaTCGTTTGTCGGAAATGTTGGGCGAAAGGAATGCTATAGGCTCAATGAACTTTGGCTCCGCTGACTTTGGTTCGGGGCTATTCGGAGAGCTATCAGTATACTTAGGTGAACTAGTGGACATATTTCCGGCTGCATGCATATGGTAAAGTGGTTTGAGTAGCCGAAAACTAAAGTAGCTATGTCGTCTTCTACGGGTCCGGTGGACTTACCGGCAATGGCGTTGCGGTTCCCCGTGATGCCGACGAGGTTGAGGTCACCGAACTTGGTGCGCTAAGCTCCGCTTGACCACAAATCGGCGGCGGATCGGATTTCCCAATCAACCGTGATGATCTCAGGTCGAGGATGGCCTTGGAGTGGCGGCGGACGAAGCTCTCTGTGGGAGAGTTTGCCGGAGTTGAGATCCGGTGGGCGGCGCGAggtagaagatgaagtggtggaaGCGGTGAAAGAATGAAACTTACAGAACgcggggggtatttatagaccctgcgcggagattcgtgagccggatccaacggcggaaacggaacggtcacaccgtttgatggccgccacgtgtcttaggtcaaaatgGTGAAATCGATGCAGTGGTAACTTAACTGTGCACTtccgaaatttccggctgaagattcgcatctcggaaaatttagcgcgggaaaagaggaagttCGGCGCAGCATAGGCGAAAAATCAGCTAAGATATTGTTACAGAAAGGCAAATGATTTCCGGTTAAACGAAGTCGGAAACAagaagttttggaagctcttcaagattctcttcgaatCCGGGTTgattgaagtcggaggaatgatgaatctcggagaacttcgggggctactgttgtgggtatactttatgggtgtatcaacagcgtggcctagatccggcaagcccgggtggcccatagacggtgatggtggcatatggcccatcgggcgacccagttgttgtagatcgagatggatgaagtccaaccCAAGTGACAGGAGCCGAATCTTAACCGCCCTATGAAGATAGTCGGATCtgagaaggcccatgaagtatccgaacACAATACGACACATAAgggaaggtggatccttgacgtgcacgacaatgtaatattccgtagttaggcaatttGTATTCCGGCTAAGACTCTCCGTATAAACCCTAGATctgagcgcctttataagccgaatCCTGGGagtcctagaggcacaaccacaactcattgtaacaacgcgaaagcgcccagaaaattccagacaagcagcagtaggccctgtcatcgtgcaggtgttccgaagctgggtaactcgcgtaccaccgtcccgaggacactccgccctatggcccctacttcttctcccctcgtgaggatccctcctccgaggtaccgtcgaacagGCAACAACGGTGCCTTTCACATAAcacaatgccttctttaccattttccagtgttccTCCTGTTGGTGGTCCTTGTCAATCGCAGTGCTACCCGAAGCATGTTGGGTTTGTGAACAAGTCGATAGTGAAATTTGCTCACATGAAGATTGTCTTTACGACCATATTTGTTAGCGAGAGCAACTCTATGAACCACTCTTGCTGATCAAGGCAATAAACTACATTGTTGGCAACAAAGATGAATGTGCCGAATATGGTAGGCTGCTACCAGGCTTAGGAAGTACTTCTttgctcttcatcatcatctatcgGTGCTAGTGATGAGATCATTTATATTTTAGGAGGTGGTCTAATATCTCTCTATTAGTTAGGACTTAATTAACCTGATCCCTGGTCTGTAATATGATAAATTTGCTGGAGGTAGTATATATCAACCCCTCCTATGATGAACTGTTGATGCATCACGAGCTATAATTGCTTTACTCATGGTGCATCACCCATAAGGGTAACTGCTATGTAAGATGGTGTTGCCTATTACCACCTTCTTTTAATAAACTGAATGTTGCAACGTGTTACTATTTACCACGATTTataggtaacctcaccactccaaTAAAGAAGGTTAACATAGGAGCCTCATTGTGCAACCAAATAATAGCTTTCGTGCACTAGGAGAGCAAAAAGAGGTGTTTGCACCCTACCCAATAAAGAGGGCAGATTTGTTTTAGACTTCACCATCTACCAGACGATGTACGGAGCTCGGAGTTTCTTTTAGACTGTTGACATCCATACAACTTAAGCGCAAAATCAGCCCACACAACCAAACACGCTCTATATTGTGAGTTGTTGCCAGTTTGTCACCCATATCTACTCTTCCATACTCCTCCGCTCAGGGGAAAAAGAAGTATAAATCTATCTAAAATGGAACGATTTAAGATCCGATCAAATGCATAAGTATGAATCAGTAACTATCCTGACCATAATATCAAACCAAACTCGCGCCCAACGATGCGCTCCAGTCCAGTACTCCACCCGGAAAATTGTCTGGCTCTCTCACACGAGTTCCCAATTTTTCCCAAACCCGACGCTCCCGTTTCCTTCCCGCCCAAACCACACTCTCTgtccccgccgcccgccgccgaggCCTCCCTTGCtcatggacgccgccgccgcgaacccCGCAAGCTCGTCACTGGAAGCCGTGGCCACCGCcttccgctcccgtgtcaacgagCTCCAGGACCTCGCCCTTGCCCGGAACAGTGAGCTTTCCCCCCAGCCCAGCCCACTCCCGAAACCCTAGCGTCGTGGGCCCTGACCCCTTATCATACCCGTACGCAGTGTACCCGGCGACGGCGGTGACCGACCTCGCCGCCGTGGACGCCTCGGTGACGGCCATGGAGGCGCAGGTGCAGGCCATCCGTCGCCGCCTGCAGGAGGAGCTCGACGCCATCCCCAAGGCCAAGGTATCGTTCCGTGCTCAGTGTACCCACAGGTTGCCAGATCTCGTGCCCTACTGGGCTGCGGTCTGTCTCTGAATGCTATTTTCTCTGTTTCTTTGAGAATCCAGAACCGGTGTGGTAATTGGTAAATAGCAAACAGGGAAAGGGGAAACCATTAGGAATTAGGATATCCTGATGAGAGGCTAATCTGGGTAACCCTGCCATCTTCTTTCGGGGAAATGGTGGAACAGTTACGATTACAGTACATGAGTAGGACTCATTAAAAGATCGAAGTAATTGTATACCTGTCTCTTGTTCCTACCCTGACTGTGAGGATCAGGGATGCAAATTGTCCACTGATGGTGGTGTTTGCTAAACAAAACGGGCTAATCTTGTTCCACTTGCTGCTCTTGTGATGGATGACCGGTTGATTAAAATCATAGGGCATTAAatggatttattttttcttttcaaaaAGGGGATatgaattgtgcttcattgtctgcaCCAATTTTAAATTGGAGTACATATTATTGGGAAGTGATGTCAAAATCCAACCCAAATAACGGTGGAGAGAAGCACAAATCAGTGAGATAGAAGAGGAGATACAGTATGCAGGACGAAGAAGAAAATGGACAGGAGATTTCATTTCATTTGTTCAATGCCCTTTCCTTAGCTGCTTCTTTAGCTACCAGTAGAGTCATCGGCCTATGTCCACCTGAATTTCGAGCTAGTCCATGACCATTGAGTCCAGTGCATATTGGGATTGATGTTAGATTACCTGCCCCTACAAAACATTGGCTTCCCCCACACAATGACTTGTTCTTCTAGCACCACCTTGTAGCTCCAACTCACATGTTGAATGTTTCTCAACCCTGAAACTCGGCCACTAGTTTCACGTCTTCCAGCTGTAAGAAgtgttgtcactcttccagaaatatTTGACTGGATGCCAGGAGATAATGGTCTGTACTGAAATTCGTTTTCCAAATTTCAGAAATGATCGATCAGTTGTCATGACCCCATCGCTGGTACTGAATGTTTTCTAAAACGGATCAATGGACATACATCCTTGCACCTGTCTAAGCGCTTTAGCACCTGAAATACCATCACTCCATAACCTTGTATTATCTGTATAGAAACCTTTGGCTCCCATTTTAAGGTCAGGGCATTCCCATGTGCATGCTGATATTGTCAAATGAGGTTCACTAGCACCAAACAACTATAAATCTGATATGTACACTGGTTGGTTATCCATTTTGGACTCAGAAGTTACTATGCCCACGTATGCATCGAAGATTTGCCAAATTTTGCCAAGATGCAACTTCTTTATCATGTCAACAGGGCTCACTGCCAATCTAAATCTCTTGCATACAGCAATATCATTCTCAAAGAAGACAGCTCATATTCCCTAGATAGAGGAAATTTCTTAGCACTATGTGAGACTCAACTATTAGTACGACTGCTTATAATTCCACGTGCACTTCCCAGTTCTTCTGCCAATCCATTTGATATATTTGTGAAACATGTGCAAAGTGCTAACAAAATATATCCATGACTTGGCATAAATTTCTTGCACGCAAAGTCACGATGATCTCAACATCTCCAAGAGTGAGGGTAAACTGGATGCCGGCTCCAGCTTTGGCCCAACTCAAACTGCACCTGTACAAATCCAACAGCCCCACTGAACACGCGTCAAATCTCGTAAGAACAGGGGTAAGAGccaggattttttttattttaaaaaacgaGACCAGAGGGGGCGGGATCCCTCAACATATGTTTATAGAAGAGCGAGAAAAGCACCAGGATTAACATCCACTGTTAATGCCAAAGACAGAGAACTGCCAACAAACATGTGAGGACTAGGATTGTCGGTCGAACATTCCTGTTTCCGTTATCAAAACAAACACATGAACACCAGGACCAGAACTGAAGCTGTCATGCTTCCATGATGGCATTTCCCCATATGTTGCTGCTCACGGTGTCCAGGGCTGAAAGCCTGAAACCACCTAGCCCCATGGTGGTATTTCCGTGAACAACTGCTACATCATGAGTTCATGACATACTCTTGGGATCACAATTCTTGCGGCGGGCCATCATGGTTCCTCGATGAACACGACATGATCAGAATCCAAGAGCAGAGTCAGCTGCTATCACATAGTTCCATAATATCCTTCTCTGGGAGGCTTTCTAGATCAAGCTCTGGAAGAAAGGCAAACCTCCAACATTGGTGACACTGTCAGAGTTTTTTGGCGAGTGGCTCCACCTTCGCACCACCCACACCCAACTAACATGGCATGAATTGTTGCTGGTAGGCATCATGTGTCTAACCTTGTGGAGTCTCCTATTATACAGAACTTTCTTTGGAGACACTTCGTTGAACACCTGGTAGTTAGCAACTTAATTGCCTGCTTTGATGCCTAATATGCCAAGCATCCCATTGAACACTTGGGCACTGGGCAGAGTGGGTGGTTTCAGGCTGGGCATGAAACAGGTGATGGATCGGATGATGACCCATGACCACTGCCCAGTACATATGCGGGTCTTACAAGGGGGTGATATTTTTTATTTGCCCTTAACCTCTTTGAACCTAATTTTGTTCAGTCTGTTGTTGAAACGTGGCTACTTCTCATTGTGGTTTCTTTAAATCCTGATGCAGAAACTAGTGGAGAAATCCTTGAAGCAACAGCAGAAGTTGCAGCACATGCTTGCAAACATGCCATCTGGGATGCGTGAGGATATCGTTGCTACTCCTCTGGAACAGAGCTCGGCAAGGTACTTGGTGCTATTAACTTTATCTGTTATCTCTATCTTCACTTTTTTGTGACAAGAATCATGCTGTTTGTGTTCCAGGATGTTGCCTGAGTGCTTTAGTTTCAACACACCTGCAGAATTTCTGGACTCTGATTTTAAGATTAAGGATGAGCCAGTTGCAGCTCCCAAAGTAAAGAATTTTATTTTGTGTAATATCCACTGATCTTAGCTATAATTGTTTTAAAAAGAAGTTCTGTTTGTTGAACTAATGCCTTCTTTTGTTTCTGTGAAGAAGGGGAAAGGGGCAGCACCTTGTTGGTATATATCCACCGGGGAGCTTGACTCATTGTCATCGTAAGTTATCAATTTTACCTGTAGCTTCATTTCAGTATCATTGCTTCATATAAGAGCAACCATCCACTTTTGATTTTCTAACTCTGGTTGAGCGGCCCTTTATTCTTTTACATCTCTGTGCTAGAGCTTCCGATTTATGTACATGCAAGTGCTTTTTTTTTCCAGTATTACTCTGCATACGTGATGTGTGTGttctcattccttttcctttttctacaAATACTCAGAGTTGCTAGCTGACTGTTTTGTGATTTACGTAGAGCCTAGACAAATCTGCTCTGCTGAATCTGCTTTGTTTGTATTGTAATCCTTCTGCTGCCTGTAGGGCGCACTGTTCTGAGGCAGTGATTTGGTTTATTAGTGTCATCCAATCACTCTGGTAGTGGGACATGTGGTCGTGTTTCCTTACATGGTCTTTTCTCTTCATTTTGAACTCATCAATCACTATCTGTTAGTTTTATACCTCTGTATATCACTGGTATTACCTTGTCAAACGAGTTGAGGTATCTTAgttgaagaaaataaataatgTGATAAATAGCTGTGTGGCTGACATTAAGAAAAGGGTTCCAGGCTAATTTACTACAGTAAAATTTAGGAGAACATATGGTCATTTTTTTTGCTTAGTTCAAATGCCACTGGAAACATTAATCATCTTTCCTAATATTTTGTCAGGTGAATATGCAAATTCTATTTTGCTCGTCTCAGAAGCTTTTCTCATAACTAGACACTAAATATGATATCCCATTTTGTTACTACAGGTACATGAGGGGGAGGCTTACACTGGAGAAGGTTAACATTGCAATAAACGAGATGGCAACATATGCAGATGCTAATGCTCATCTTGTTGCATGTCCTAAGAAAAAGGTTTCCCTTTTGCGCTACTTTTCGCTGATAAGCAGTTACTTTTTGAGATGACATTTTCTTTACCACTCTCAACGTTCTTGCAGTTATCTGAAGACACATGGGAAAGGGCTTTGGTAAGTTCTGGACATTGCTGTTAATCTGATTTCATCATGTAGAAAAAATCATATTGTAATTTCTGTGTAGGAACTAAGGGACATAGCTGCCACTGAGGCAGCGAAGGGGAAGCATTTCTTCCTGGAAGCTGATATAAAGGGGCCTGGGCTAAAGCTTGATCACACAGGCAAATCTATCCTTACCGTGAGTATTTGCATCTTTATCCACTTTGGTCGAAACTTTATAGTATATTCCTATTCTTCATGATCACAGATGAACAAATGACATTTTTTTTGCTACTGCATCTGTTCTTCTAATATCTTGTTTCCATAGTTTAAAGTAACTGAAAAAATAACTAGCAAGTACATTGACGAATTCGAGTAGTCATTGAACAagatgaagaaaataaatttcTACCCCTATCCTGAAGTGATCACCAGTTCAAAGTTATAAACGAATATTGCTgtgcatgtactccctccgtcccatgcaAGATGtcggaaattttctaaatttgaatgtatctaaacactaaatagtgtctagatacgtTCGAATTTATACAAACTTCCGACATGttccatgggacggagggagcacTTCCCTTCCAGCTTCACACAATGTACTGCACTTTCCATGAATATGTTACATCAACTGTAGAACAGCTTGAAACTATGGAAATATTACATCAACTGCAAAAAAAATCTATTGAAACAAAACCAATTAGTTCCAAATATCAAATATGGAGATGATAATCCTGTACTGTTTTCTAGGTACTTCGTCATCTTGGCCGCATCCATGAGACTCGGATTGGGCATCACCGGGTCTTCATACTAGCGAAACAACGCTGAATGGAAGGGTTGCTAGAAGCATGAACATTTGATGTGGTTATATGGCCGGAGCCACGCATCTGTGCAGCCTGTATGCTACTGCCTAGTTTGGTTTGCAATTATAGTAGTCCTGTAATTTGAGTGCATAATTGTGATTCTGTGGCCGCATGTGTCCGCTCTTCTGTGAGAGTGAGACGTTGTGTTAGTCAGAACTCTGATCCTATATGTATGAATCATTAGTTTGTTACCTTGTCTGTTGTAGTTTCATATGTAAGTAGCTTATTAGGATTTTTTTTAAGAGTAGCTGAGCAAGAGCTAGACAAAAACAAACCTGAAACCCTGATATATTCCTCTGCTTACATCTGCATCCTTTCTGGAGCTGCTTACTCCAGAGTGGGTGATATAGAAAGCAAGCTCACCGTGTTCTTACCAGTCTTGTCGACTTGCAAGCTGCAAGCGAGAAATGGGTCACTTTCCAGGTATCATGTTGGCAGCAGAAACAGTTTGCAAATATGATGATTGGCGAGAGTGAGTGGGACCAACTGCTCTCCTCTAATGACCTTCAGTTCCGAACACCCGCTGTGATGACTTGGCCTTGTTTTCTTCCTCGTAAATAAGATAGCTTAATCTTTTAGTTCAAAGACAGAGCTCACGAACTATGGTGCTCAAGGCCAAGAGCAAAGGACACCAATGAACACAAATTGTAACGCTGTCTTCCTTCATAGGAAAAAAAAACGGAGTACTTCTCAAGTGGATACGGAAAAGAAAAACGACCTTGTGACCAGATTGTAACAAGAAGGGAACAACAAAGTTCAATGCACCCGGGTGGAAAAGAGAGAAACAAACAAATCAAGGTCGTTTTCAAAAGACCCGTGGCTATGAAAATCCCGGCGTGCGTATTACCTCTCCTTTCGCTTAGTTTCTTGTCCCTTCTCCATGTTTCGTTTGTTTCCAACAAAGGCGGTGTGCCAACTGCCAAGCCTCACAAAACTACAAAGCGGGAGAGAGTGAGGGAGAGACAACCACGACACAAGGCCACGATGAGGACGCTGGTTGCTTCCatctgcctcctcctccttctacccttttctgcatcatcttcttcttcctcctccaactccaGATCCATCCCCATCTCAAATTTCAGCTTcccacagcagcagcagcagagcaaTATCATCACGCATCTCCCTGGCTTCGAGGGACCCCTCCCCTTCCAACTCCAAACAGGGTGAGTACATACATGTAGCTCTGTTAATCAGCAAGCTTTCTCCACTCAGTAAATAATTTGATCGGCTTATTTCTCGTGTGATGTGAACTACACATGCACCGCATCCCCATCATAGCTAGGTATGTGGAGGTTGACGAGAGCAATGGCGTCCGCCTCTTCTACTACTTCATCCGGTCGGAGAGGAACCCGGCAGAGGACCCCGTCATGCTCTGGCTCACTGGTGGCCCTGGATGCTCCGCCTTTTCTGGCCTCGTCTACGAGATCGGTACGTAACTCCCAAATCGATTGCACCTTTCGTTCCTTCCTTGATCAAACGGTACTATTCATATGTCTGCTTGGAAACAATCGGCAACTATTGTACTAGTATGTTTGGCTTCAAAGCCAACTGTCCATATGCTTCCAAGCGATCTGAATTTACCTGTATAATACAAAAAACATTTTTACTATATATGATGATCTAAATAATCAAGTATGTGCAGGCCCTCTGAGTTTTGACCGTCGCACCTACGTCGATGGCTTGCCCAAGCTGCTTTATAAACCAGACGCATGGACAAAGGCAGGTTTTCCGATCTCTaatccttcttcttcatcatcttctcctTATAATTTAATTATGACTATATATGAATCTGAACTGCACATCTTGATCCCACCTAGGTTAGCAATGTCATCTTCCTGGATTCCCCTGTAGGAACTGGCTTCTCATACTCCGTAACACCACAAGGATACGAATCAAGTGACACCAAAGCTGTCACGCAAATTGTCGTCTTCCTCACAAAGGTCACGTATAATACACTTGTTGGATCGCCCAACCATTACTAGTATATACGAACCGCAGATGCTAACGTTTCTTACTTTTGCAGTGGTTTGATGAGCACCCAGAGTTCTTGTCAAACCCTTTCTACGTTGCCGGTGACTCCTACAGTGGTATGATTGTGCCAGCCATCACCCTTGAAATTGCTAAAGGGAAGGAAGATGGCAATGGGCCAGCTCTTAATCTAAAGGTTGAGAATTCTACCCTATGCTAGTAGAGCGCAACTACCATGTTTGATTCCGTCCCTGTTGTAAATGACCTCCGAAAGTTAATTTAGCTCCAACTTACTTCCATGCTAATGTGACATGTCATGAACTCGTGATCAGGGTTACCTTGTGGGTAATCCAGTCACGGATGGGAATTTTGACAATCCAGCCAAAGTACCGTTTGCTCATGGAATGGGTCTCATATCTGATGAAATGTACCAGGTATTATTTCTTCTTTGTGAAAGCGATCTTACTACTTGGATACATGCATGACCTCACATATTAAGTGGGTACTTCGATAAAAAAAACTCAAATATATACGACTAGTTGCAAGCTGTAGCATATTGTTATTCCGGGAATGTTGTAATAGTTTCAATAGGTAATAAAAATGTGTGAACAGGTAACTAAATTTTAGAACACGGGTGAACAATTTCATGCAAGTCCTTTTGCTTCGGTAACTCTGCATGACTGGGAGTAAAGAAACTTGATGAATATTCCTGTATTTGTTTCAGCAATAAGAAATCAAGTCTGCACACTAGTATTATGCTTGCCTTTGCAGTTCAGTTTATCGTTATTTTGCGTTTTGCTATTTTCAGGCATACAAGGATAGCTGCGGTGCAGACCAAAGCAGACAGCAAAGCCGTCAGTGCACAAGTAGTcatgatgtcattgatgaggtatccaattatcttttttttttcccaTTTCTGTATGAGTAGCCATTGAAATGGTTTGTTCACAAAGTGTGTCAAGGACATATGCCCAAACCATATTCTGGAGCCAATGTGCACTTTTGCAAGCCCACATCGATACAATCTGAAGCTGAGTTCAGGTGCACGGGAGATGCTCCGGCTGCAAGACTACACTGCCAGGACCGGGCTTCAACTGTCTGAGATTTCTACAGAGTGCAGAGTTAGTGACCAAGCGCAACTTAGTTTGCTCTTCTTCCTTACTAGAACATAAACGGATTCTCTCTAACTATTCGGATTTCATCACAGACGGCAGAATATCTTATGTCCAGAACATGGGCAAACAATGAAATAGTCAGAGAGGCTCTTGGTATCCACATGGTAATTCACACCAAGTGTCGTGAATAATCAGTTGCTGCTTCCTGATTGGTAATGTTTATCAATTACATTCTATGTTGCAGGGACCAGTTCCTTTATGGATAAGATGCAACTACGACATACTGTACGCTAACGATATTCACAGTTCAGTGAAATATCATCTCGAGGTCACCAAAAGAGGCTACAAATGTCTAGTTTACAGTGGTGATCACGACATGGTCATACCTTTCATCGGCACGCAAGCCTGGATCAGGTCTCTGAATTTCTCCGTTGTGAATGAATGGAGACCATGGTACGTCGATGCACAAGTTGCAGGGTGAGTCGCACTACACCAGCTAGTTGAGAACACagtgtgaaacaaaataaatTCTAGCTTGTACCTGCATGCCAGTGTGCTTTCAGGACTAATTTGTCAGTCATGTGGGTTGCAACTTGCAAATGAATGGGTTGAGACATGTCCTGATGCTCACGAGGAACTTTTCTTATATGCAGATATACAAGGTCATATTCAAATAACCTCACATTCGCAACCGTAAAGGTACGAGAGCTGGATGTCATTCTTTCCCATTTTTCCATTTCTGTGCACAGACCTTATTTGTACGCCAGTGACTGGGGTTGGAGCATGATTTGCTAACATATAAGAATGATTTACTACACAGAATAAATATATATTGTCcttcaaaaaaataaattaatTTGCTGTTTGTTAATTAGGGCGGCGGACATACTGCTCCAGAGTACATGCCAAAGCAATGCCTTGCTATGTTTGCAAGGTGGGTTTCTGGTGAAACTCTTTGATGGTCAATTTCAGCCTCAGATGGTTGTTACTCGGTGCATCACACTGCAAAATGCAGAGTGATAATTGGTCAAAATGTACAAGGATGCTGTACCAAGGTAGACGCAACAATTGAGAACTCATAATGCAAAATATTATTCTCGGTGCATACCGTTATCTGAATATCGGCCTGCATGGTCTAGAAGAAAAAGAACGTATCATGTTGCACCGGCAGCTTACGCGCTTTGGATGAGAAAAAGTGGAATACCTGGAACATTTGCAATGTACTACAACAGAATTTACCTGCGATCCATTTCCCTCTTGCCAATCTTTAAAACTACAAGCTTGGTATTCAGAATTAACAGAGTGATGTACTGTTTTTTTTAGAATAACAGTCTGACGTAGCATTTTAGAACAAAAAAagtttttcttttatattttaaacATGCGACATCCAAGCTACAAAATGAACATAGTCATGCCCTCGCTCAACCGTTTTCCCCTCGAGCCGCCTCTCTCCTCCGTAAAAATCGACGCCCCCCTGCACCCTATATTTCGGGCAGCACACGTATCTCAATTTGAGGGAAACAATATTTTGTAAATTTTCAATGTGGGATTGATTGGGTATTAATTTGCTTCATTGCCCATATCATATATTTGAACAGAATCTTTATTCAGTATCTTCTAGGAGTTCTAAGCATAAAACTACCACTTATGTGCCTAAATTTCGGAAAATTATCACTTTTTAAAAAGGGATTTGTTAGTTCGCTGAGAACGAACTTGTGCTCAGCCAAGTCTTACACTATTCTATTTACATCATGATTTGTGCTAGTCATAAGTTGCAACACATCATCTGACTGACAAATAGTCACACCCTTTTTAAAAAACCCCATAAATATGCCACTCTATGCTATTTTTTTGCAATGTGCACTAATCGAACAGTGATACCTAATTGATAACCTTTCTGattaagtgggacccaccag includes these proteins:
- the LOC124670037 gene encoding spindle and kinetochore-associated protein 1 homolog → MDAAAANPASSSLEAVATAFRSRVNELQDLALARNMYPATAVTDLAAVDASVTAMEAQVQAIRRRLQEELDAIPKAKKLVEKSLKQQQKLQHMLANMPSGMREDIVATPLEQSSARMLPECFSFNTPAEFLDSDFKIKDEPVAAPKKGKGAAPCWYISTGELDSLSSYMRGRLTLEKVNIAINEMATYADANAHLVACPKKKLSEDTWERALELRDIAATEAAKGKHFFLEADIKGPGLKLDHTGKSILTVLRHLGRIHETRIGHHRVFILAKQR